The Saccharopolyspora gloriosae genome has a segment encoding these proteins:
- a CDS encoding alpha/beta fold hydrolase: MAEHWKSLLGLDEVGLRDDFFELGGSSIKLIELIHHVQAEFDITVAVGELFKTTTLHGVAKTVEHVITGRLPGSQPYVRFNEGRGEPVCCFPPVGGHGLVYRRFAAQLPGHELLAFNHIPGADKIARYADLVESLQPDGPCLLLGYSLGGNLAFEVAGELEDRGREVRRVIIIDSYRIARAFEVDAERLATFERELVEHLRRHAGTDVLALETREQAREYLEFCGRNPNRRVIDAPITVLCDPDNAAVHLSGAEGAWHDRSRLGTRVLRGSGTHAEMLDGVHVAANAELVRELLVGGEADVA; this comes from the coding sequence ATGGCCGAGCACTGGAAGTCGCTGCTCGGCTTGGACGAAGTCGGCCTGCGGGACGACTTCTTCGAACTCGGCGGGAGTTCGATCAAGCTGATCGAGCTGATCCATCACGTGCAGGCCGAGTTCGACATCACCGTGGCGGTCGGCGAACTGTTCAAGACCACCACGTTGCACGGCGTGGCCAAGACGGTGGAGCACGTCATCACCGGGCGGCTGCCCGGATCCCAGCCGTACGTGCGGTTCAACGAAGGCCGGGGCGAGCCGGTGTGCTGCTTCCCGCCCGTCGGCGGGCACGGCCTGGTGTACCGCCGATTCGCCGCGCAGCTGCCCGGGCACGAACTGCTGGCGTTCAACCACATTCCCGGTGCTGACAAGATCGCCCGCTACGCGGACCTGGTCGAGTCGCTCCAGCCCGACGGTCCCTGTCTGCTGCTCGGCTACTCGCTCGGCGGGAACCTCGCGTTCGAGGTGGCGGGCGAGCTGGAAGACCGCGGACGCGAGGTGCGGCGAGTGATCATCATCGATTCCTACCGCATCGCCAGGGCGTTCGAGGTCGACGCCGAACGGCTGGCGACCTTCGAGCGGGAGCTCGTGGAGCACCTGCGCAGGCACGCCGGAACCGACGTGCTGGCGCTGGAAACCCGTGAGCAGGCCCGGGAATACCTGGAGTTCTGCGGCCGCAACCCGAACCGCCGGGTGATCGACGCGCCGATCACGGTGCTCTGCGACCCGGACAACGCGGCCGTCCACCTCTCCGGTGCGGAAGGAGCCTGGCACGACCGGTCCCGGCTGGGCACCAGGGTGCTGCGCGGATCCGGGACGCACGCCGAGATGCTCGACGGCGTGCACGTGGCCGCGAACGCGGAGCTGGTGCGCGAACTCCTCGTCGGGGGTGAGGCGGATGTCGCGTGA